In Kryptolebias marmoratus isolate JLee-2015 linkage group LG11, ASM164957v2, whole genome shotgun sequence, the following proteins share a genomic window:
- the syt19 gene encoding synaptotagmin-1 has protein sequence MVTFVEHPGPGGPLSAAGELRMPFSEAVKYCILGISVLLLLLALGILAWQIFRCFSQTPAYRHQDPGIRDLLYAEEKPSTAGKYSAPPSTTVEDVSAEAHRLSRCLSQASFPPESCPADGDTREDQTNKKVSGSLRFSVYYDQLQSRLVVTVLQVEGLLGYSQTASVQLFVKIRLMWSGSGGAGAEGLKEHEGEAVCTVLQEWRTRVVKGSCSPLFGDQFSCSLQEDDPLRHISLRMEVRDFDKFSRHTVLGEVRVPLGQLNITYPLELREDLQTPQKDVVGEVLLSLKFLPTSQRLEVGLLKVRTALTEMSSETALYARISIQCNQSKSRYQKTSCVARCPVTVFNEVLMFSLPELPLLRCKISVSVFEMDTSGKSGKRLMGQLSVGKERSSEDEHWVLMVRSVRQPVAKWHRLLI, from the exons ATGGTGACTTTTGTCGAACACCCGGGTCCCGGGGGCCCGCTGTCAGCTGCCGGCGAGCTGAGGATGCCCTTCTCAGAGGCGGTGAAGTATTGCATTCTGGGTATTTctgtcctcctgctcctgctggcGCTGGGCATCCTGGCCTGGCAGATCTTCAGGTGTTTCTCACAGACGCCAGCGTACCGGCACCAGGATCCAG ggATCAGAGACCTGCTGTACGCAGAAGAAAAACCATCAACGGCTGGAAAATACTCAGCTCCTCCGAGCACCACG GTGGAGGACGTCAGCGCTGAAGCTCACAGACTCAGCCGCTGTTTGTCTCAGGCGTCCTTTCCTCCAGAATCCTGTCCTGCAGACGGAGACACCCGAGAGGACCAAACTAATAAAAAG GTTTCTGGCTCGCTGCGTTTCTCCGTCTACTACGACCAGCTGCAGTCTCGGCTGGTGGTCACCGTGCTGCAGGTGGAGGGGCTTCTGGGCTACAGCCAAACCGCCAGCGTCCAGCTGTTTGTCAAGATTCGCCTGATGTGGTCCGGATCAGGGGGAGCGGGGGCGGAGGGCCTGAAGGAGCACGAG GGTGAAGCGGTGTGCACGGTGCTGCAGGAGTGGCGCACTCGCGTCGTGAAGGGAAGCTGCAGCCCTTTATTCGGAGACCAGttcagctgcagtctgcagGAAGACGACCCGCTTCGGCACATCAGCCTCAGGATGGAG GTGAGGGACTTTGATAAATTCTCCAGACACACGGTGCTGGGGGAGGTGAGAGTTCCTCTGGGCCAGCTCAACATCACTTATCCTCTGGAGCTGCGAGAAGATCTGCAAACACCTCAGAAG GATGTCGTTGGAGAAGTCCTGCTATCGTTAAAGTTTCTTCCCACCTCTCAGAGGCTGGAAGTTGGTCTGCTGAAGGTCAGGACGGCCCTCACTGAGATGTCCTCAGAAACAG CCCTGTACGCCAGGATCAGCATTCAGTGCAACCAGAGCAAGTCCAGGTACCAGAAGACCTCCTGCGTCGCCCGCTGCCCCGTCACCGTCTTCAACGAGGTCCTCATGTTCTCGCTGCCGGAGCTTCCTCTGCTGCGGTGTAAGATCTCAGTCTCCGTGTTCGAGATGGACACGAGCGGGAAATCAGGCAAACGTCTGATGGGACAGCTGAGTGTGGGGAAGGAgaggagctcagaggatgaacaCTGGGTGCTGATGGTGCGCTCGGTCCGACAGCCGGTGGCAAAGTGGCATCGGCTGCtgatctga